A window from Calliopsis andreniformis isolate RMS-2024a unplaced genomic scaffold, iyCalAndr_principal scaffold0001, whole genome shotgun sequence encodes these proteins:
- the LOC143186513 gene encoding oligosaccharyltransferase complex subunit ostc-B produces the protein MEFLYRLPFLVLEVPNLKLKKPSWFTKPSAMVVFSFILLSYFLVTGGIIYDVIVEPPSVGSTTDEHGHTRPVAFMPYRVNGQYIMEGLASSFLFTLGGIGFILLDQTHSPSTPKLNRMLLICVGFISVLVSFSTCWIFMRMKLPGYLQP, from the exons ATGGAATTTTTATACCGTTTACCATTTTTAGTGTTGGAAGTACCtaatttaaaattgaagaaaccGTCATGGTTTACAAAACCTAGTGCTATGGTTGTTTTTTCATTTATACTTCTGTCATATTTTCTAGTAACAGGAG GTATAATATATGATGTAATTGTGGAACCTCCAAGTGTAGGATCAACAACTGATGAACATGGTCATACACGACCT gtTGCATTTATGCCATATCGGGTAAATGGTCAATATATAATGGAAGGCTTAGCATCTAGTTTTCTGTTTACACTGGGTGGGATTGGATTTATATTATTGGATCAAACACATAGTCCATCAACGCCTAAACTCAATAGGATGCTTCTAATATGTGTTGGATTTATTAGTGTTCTGGTGTCATTCAGTACATGTTGGATTTTTATGAGAATGAAACTACC